Sequence from the Malaciobacter pacificus genome:
GAATGCAATTCCTAAATATGCACTTTTAAGTGTAGCTATTCCCAAAACTTATTCAAATGAAGATTTAAAAGAGCTAGCCAAAGGTTTTAAAAAAGCAGCAATGCAGTTTGACATCGAAATTATTGGTGGAGACACAATATCAAATGAAAAATTAGATATTTCAATAACAATAGTTTCAAAAACAAATAAACCTGTTTATAGAAATGGTATCAAGAAAAATGATTTAGTTTGTTTTACGGGAACTTTAGGTGAAAGTAAAAGAGATTTAAACAGATTATTTAATAATGAAAAAGTTTCTAATAAATCAAAGTTTATTAAACCAAAATTGAAGCAAGATTTTTTTTATGAAATTGCTCCATTAATAAATGCAGCAATGGATATTTCTGATGGTTTGTTTTTTGATTTGGAAAAACTATCTCAACAAAGTAAAGTAGGCTTTGAATTTTTTTATGAGATTGATGAGTTTAGAGGAACTTCAGGGGAAGAGTATGAAATACTTTTTGCTTTTGATGAAAAGAATAAAAATAAAATAGAAGAAATTGCAAAAAAACATAAAGTAAAGTTAAATATTTTTGCTAAGGCCAAAAAAGGAAAATATGAAACAAAAGCTAAAAAGCATCACTTTTAAAAACTAAGGAAATATATTGAATCAATTACAAAGATACTTAAATCACTCAAAAATAGATGTACTATTTAAACAAAATAAAGATGACTTTGTTGTAACAGAAGTACCATTATATGATTTTTCAGGTGAAGGAGAACATCTAATAATTAAAATTAGAAAAAAAGATTTAGCTACATGGGATGCTATTGAAATATTAGCTAAACATTTAAATTGTAGTACAAGAGAGTTTGGTTATGCTGGATTAAAAGATAAAAATGCGATGACAATTCAATCATTATCTATTCATAAAAAATATGAAGAGGCTTTGGATAGCTTTGATAATCCAAATATAAAAATATTAGAAAAAACTTATCATA
This genomic interval carries:
- a CDS encoding thiamine-phosphate kinase codes for the protein MNKEDYFIKQFSKNKIIGDDGAVIGKYVYSQDAFFENVHFKKEWMSLKQIAYKSMIVNISDAIVMNAIPKYALLSVAIPKTYSNEDLKELAKGFKKAAMQFDIEIIGGDTISNEKLDISITIVSKTNKPVYRNGIKKNDLVCFTGTLGESKRDLNRLFNNEKVSNKSKFIKPKLKQDFFYEIAPLINAAMDISDGLFFDLEKLSQQSKVGFEFFYEIDEFRGTSGEEYEILFAFDEKNKNKIEEIAKKHKVKLNIFAKAKKGKYETKAKKHHF